CTAAATGGAGCGGAAGGTCGCGGTGCTGGTTAGGCAAGAAGGGTTAGGAAGAACTCGGCCCGACGATCAGGCATTCGGTCTAGAGATGTTCGATCTCTTCCTGCATGCCATGGAGAGTCAGGTAACCAGGCTGCATGCGATGTGCTTCTATACCGGAGGTGTCAGACTGGTTTGCGAGGGCTCGCCGGTGCTCGCAAGCCTGCAGCTCCTGGCGGGGATGGGCGTGCGCCTGGTAGTTTGTGGAACATGCCTTGAACACTTCGGCCTATCCGAAAAGGTTGCGGTTGGCGAAGTGGGTGGGATGAAGGACATCGTAGACTTGCTGATGGAAGCAGGCCACGTCATCACGGTGTAATATTCTCGGGCGCCTCATCCCCAGCGTAAGGCTGGCGCGGAGGCGTCGTTGTAGCTGCCGGAAAGCCTCGTCATGATCACAGTGACCACGACGCGCCTCGCCGAGCGCACCGTATCGCACCGCCGTGAATCCTGTCGTCACCGTCCACTGGGGCGGGGGTGCAATCGCCTCGTCGTCTGCAGCGCCAGGGCCGGCTTCCGCGTCTCCGTTGAGGATGAGGTTTCTGCCGAACTGGGCATCGGGTTGGGCCTGGGCAAACTGATACTCCGTGAGGGCGCTCAGGCTCACCAGGACAACCGCGAGCCCGACTGACAGGACGATCCGCATCGCCAGCCTCCCGTACCCCGTCCAGGGGGTATGGGCCCTGAGGGATTCGAACCCCGACGCTCGAAGAAGACCGCAAGCATAGTCACGGGGTCCGATCGGGGGGACTGGGGCATGCGTTGCGTGGATCTGTGGGAGGGGGCCAGGCAATGAACCCGTGTGACCGGGTACGGATGACGCTGAATCACATCGCCCCCGACCGCCCTCCAGTTGATGGGACCTTCCGCTCGCAGGTATGGAGGAAGTTGCGGGCCCACGTCGGCGTACACGACGATGACCAAATCATGGATATGCTCGGCTTTGATTTCCGTCAGGCCGTCGTCGAACCGTCTCGCGAATTCGCTTCCACGGCGGTACCCGCTCCCGTTGAGGTCGGCGTGGGCGTCGGGTCGCGGAACCTGGTTCGTGTGCTGCCCAACGGCGAGTTCGAGGACGATCGCGGCATCCGCCGGGTCATCGATAGTACCGAGACCTACTACAGTTTCACTCGCCACCCCCTCGGGGGCGCCGAGAGCCCGGACGTCTTCACGTTCCCGAATCCTGATCTCCCCGAACGCTACACTCACCTCTCCAGGCAGGTGCAGCGGTTCAAAGATCGCTACATGGTTCAAATCGAGACCGGGAATATCTTCCGCGACGCGTGGGAGTTGCGCGGATTTGAACAGTTCCTGATGGACACGCGCATCAACCGTGCTTTCACCACCCGGTTGCTCGATCGCATCACTGTGCACAAGATTGCGGACGTGAACCGGATGGTCGAGGCTGGAGCCGACATCATCCAGATGGCTGGTGACATCGCAACCGGTCAGGGCATGATGATCTCCCCCGCTTGGTGGCGGGCCGAGATCAAACCGCGTCTCGCGCGGGTTGTTGCCGCAACGCGCCGCTCTGGCGTGTACTACTACTTTCACAGCGACGGCGCCATGCAGGCGGTGATTCCCGACCTTATCGAGCTTGGTTTCGATATCGTCGATCCTCTACAGCCGGAATGCATGGATGTCGTGGCACTCAAACGCCAGTATGGGGCCCGCATCACGTTCCATTCGACTTTGTCCTCACAGCGTACCTTGCCGTTTGGGAACGTCGAGGATGTGCGTGCCGAAGTCAGAGCGCGCATCAGGGAGTTGGGACAGACCGGCGGCCTGATCCTGGCCCCGTCTAACGTCGTGCAGCATGACGTGCCGCTGGAGAATCTGTTGGCGGTTTACGATGAGGCCTTGAGGTCGTCAGGAATCATGTGACGTGCCTCATCCTGCCGGGTGGGCCCTGAGGGACTCGAACCCCCGTCGCGCGGGTTCTGTATCAGAGCGTTTGGTCCCGAGAATTAGCAAGGGATTAGCTGAAACCAGGCAGCAAGAATCTCCCACGGTCTGGCGCAACCTCCAATCCAGATCACGTGCGCGAGCCGCTCGGTCAGCGCCGCGCTCACGTTGTACACCACGCCGCAGTTTCTCACGTCAAACCGGATCTCTTGGTGGGCCGGGCGCTCGACCGCCTCCTCGATGCTGATCGGTCTGCGCTCCTGACAGAGGTCGTCCTGCGAAATGATAACCTATACGCGGAACGTACCTTGACAGGCTACATTCTGCAAGCAGGAGATAACTCAAGATCGGAGAATGATGCCCTGAATGCGAAACGCAGCTCGTGAGGAATCGAAATGCAGATGAAAGATCACTCGCGCCTCAAGACCCTGGGGCCGCAGGCGGCGCGCCTGGTGACCACCTTGCACGAACGGGGGCGGCCGATCTTCACCCTGGCCGACGTCAAGGAGATCACGGGCCTCAGGCCGGGGCCCGCCCGCGCCTTCATGCACAAGATCGCCGCCCGCGGCATCGCGGTCCGGCTGCGGCCTGGGGTCTTCGCGCTGATCCCGTTCGATCTGGGCCGCGCCCGCGAGTACTTGGGCAATCCCTACGTCGTGGCCCGCGAACTGGCGGGCGGGACAGACTACTACCTCTCCCACGCCTCTGCCATGGATCTCCACGGGATGACAACCCAGCCCCAGCTCATCATCTACACCACCTCTCCTCGGTGGCGACGCAGCCGGTCGGTACTCGGGACGACGTTCCGATTCGTCTACTGCAAGCGCGCGCGCTTCTTCGGCACCATCCCCCACTGGGTGGAGAAGCACGAGCAGGTCACCGTCAGCGACCCCGAGCGGACCGTGCTGGACGGCCTGCGCCAGCCCGAGTACTGCGGCGGCATCACCGAGATCGCGAAGGGCCTGTGGATGCGCCGAGCCGACCTCGATCCTTCGAAGCTCGTCAACTACGCCCTGCGGCTTGGCATCGGGGCCGTGATGCGACGGCTGGGGTATCTGATGGAGACGTATGGCCTGGGCACGCCGCGCCAGCTCGAACGACTCCGGCGGCGCCTCACGCCGGCCTACGCGCTGCTCGACCCACTCCTCCCGCGAGAAGGGAAGTTCCTCGCCCGATGGCGGCTGCGGCTCAACGTCCCTCCCGAGGAGCTGCGAGCGGCAGTCGGGACTTGAGCGGTGATCCCCCGGCGCAGCCTGTCCTTGCTCTCAAACCGCCTGGCCCAGGCAGGCGGCCGGCGGATCCCGGAGGCCGTGCTGGAGCGTGACTACTGCCTGGCGTGGTTCCTGGTCGGCCTCTCGCGCGCGCCGCTGCGAGAGCGCCTGGCGTTCAAGGGTGGGACCGCCCTTAAGCGTTGCTACTTCGCCGGCTTCCGGTTCTCCGAAGACCTCGACTTCACGTTGACCACCGAGACCCCGTTCAAGGTGATCCGCGAAGAGCTCGACCCCGTCTTCGCGGAGATCCAGCGCGCATCCGGGATCATCTTCCGGTTCGTCCGCCAGGACAGACAGCCCCACGCCAACAGCCACACCTTCTACCTCGGCTATGAGGGCCCGCTGCCCGCGCCCGCCGCCGGCAGGGAGGTCAAGGTAGATATCACGATCCGAGAACGCGTCGTCTTCCCTCTGGAGCGCCGCCCCGTCCTCCGGGGGTACGAGGAGTACACCGATCTGCCCGGGGGTACCAGGGTGCCGGTCTACTCGCTCGGCGAGATTGCCGCGGAGAAGGTCGTGGCACTGATGGACCGGGCCCGCGCGGAACCCCGCGACCTCTACGACGCGTGGTTCCTCCTGACCGGAGCGCACGCCGATCCCGCAGACCTCCTCGCCGCCGTCGAGGCGAAGTGGGCGTTCCGCGGGAAGACCCTTCAGGAGGTGCGGGGCGCGTTCCGGGCCAAGGAGGCCCGGTACCGGCGCCTCTGGGAACCGCGACTGGCCCCTCAGATGGTCGAGCTGCCTCCGTTCGAGGTCGTCTATCGCGGGGTAGCGCGGACCTTGCGTCGGGCTGGCGTGATCCGCTAGAGCGCGAAGACCCGAGAAGTCCGGCGGCGGAAGCGCAGTCGTCGTGCAAGTCCTGGTGGGCCCTGCAGGACTCGAACCTGCGACGCGCGGGTTAAAAGCCCGCCGCTCTACCCGCTGAGCTAAGGGCCCAACACCTGGACGGGCGGCCTACCGGCGAGTAGTATAGCACGCCTGCGGCCCTCCACCTGCGGCCATCCGCCTGCGGCCATCCGCCTGCGCCCGGGTGCCGCTATCCCTGCCCTCGCACCTGACCGTCCAAGTACCCCAGCAGCGCCCAGGCAAACTCCTCGGTACGGTCGAGTACACCGGGGTCTACCCTGTCAAACGTGTCGGTAGGCCGGTGCCAGTCGGGCAGCACGCCCTGCGGGGTAAAGTTGATGATCGCCAGCGAGCGGCAGCCCGCGGCGGTCAGCGGCGAGTGCTCGCTGAACAGCCCGCGGTAGTAGTGCTCGTATGCGCCGAGGTCCGGGCGGGCTGCGGCCACCGCGCGCGCCGCGGCCAGCAGCGAGGGATCTGCGCGCATCGGGAGCAGCACGTGCTCCGCAGTGATCATGCACGGCCCGGCCCCAGCCCCGGCGATGTTGTCGAGAATCAACCAGTCGGCGTCCCTCAGTCCGGGGTACTCCTCCAGCAGCCGCACCGGGCCGGTGGCGCCTGTCTCCTCGGCGCCGGAGTTCAGCAGCCACACCTCTGTGCCGTCCAGCGGTGAATCCTTGAGCCGGGCGGCCAGGGCGAGGACCGCGGCCGCGCCCGAAGCGTTGTCGTTGGCCCCGGGCACGTACCGGCTGAACTCGGGCTGCAGGGTGACAAGGAGCACCACGGCCACGATCGCCGCGGGCGGGAGCGCGAACCGCAGGCTGTAGACATCCGGCCACACAACGGCCAGTGTCAGCAGCCCGGCAAGCGCCACAAACGAGATCACGCCCAGCGTGGTCAGCGCCTGGAACACGCGGAACGCCAGTGGCGATGCCATTGCCAGCGGCGTGCGGTGCGTGTCCACGTGCCCGCTGACGACGATGGTGCGCCTACGCTCGCCGCGCGGCCTCGCGACCGCACATACGTTCTGCGAGGTGCCCTGCGGTATGAGCCGAGCCAGATGGTTAGGGCGGAACGCGAGTTGCAGCAGGATCGAGACAGTTGTGCCCAGAGCGAGCAGGGCTGCCAGCAACCTCCCGGCAGCCCGTACCCCGGCCACGAGGGCGCCGGGTCCCGGCCCTCCTGGGACCTGCGCCCCTGCTGACGGCAAGAGCAGATAGAAGGCAAGCAGGCTGAAGAGCACCAGCCCCGCTCCGATCGAGAATGGTGCCCATCCCGAGCGCGCGGCGCGGAACGGCTGCACGCGCACGTCGTAGCCCAGGTCGCGCATCACCTGCGCGCAGTAGTCCGAGGCGCGGCGCTCCTGATCGGTGCATGACCCGCGGGGACCGATGGCAACAGAAAGGTGCTCGATGTGCCGGAGCGCGTCCTGACTCATGATTCAGGGCCTCCACCACGCGATGATCTCGCGCGCCACCACAACCACCGGTACCGCGAAGAACATCCCCAGCAATCCAAAGAGCTGCCCCAACGCCAGCAGGGCGACGATGATCGCCAGGGGATGAATGCGGGTCATGCGGCCGATCACCAGCGGTACCAGGACGTTGGCCAGCAGCTTCACCAGCGTTACCACCAGCAGCGCCCACGCCCAGACCGCGCCGCCCTCCGGGGCTGCCGCCAGCAACGCGACGCCGTAGGTGGCGAAGCCACCGATGTATGGAATGGCCTCGGCCACGCCCGCGAAGGCGCCGATCGCCAGCGGACCCGGAACGCCGGCCAGCGCCAGCCCGGCAGCGGTCAGGGTACCGACGATCGAGCTGACGACGACCTGCGCCCACAGGCCCCAACGCAGCGTGGTCGTCAGCGTTGCCAGCAGCGCCTCGACGCGCGCGCGGTCACGCGCGGAAATCAGCGACAGGGTCGCGGCCCGCGCCGGCCTGTAGTCCAGGAGCACGAAGTAAACCGCAAAGGGCACGAGCAGCAGGAGGTAGATCTGGCCGATGCTCCTGGCTGCCACATTGACGGTCCGCGCTACCGCGGCGTTGGCGGCGGTGACAGCGGTCTCACCCGCGCGCTCCCAGGCGGTGCGGAGCAGGTGCGGGAAGGTCGGCTCGGCCACCCGAACCTGCCACCCTGACAGGAACTCGGTCACCGCGGCGATTCCCTGCGGCGTCAGGGCCATCAACACCTGTCCCTGATGGATGATCCAGGGGATGACGCTCATCACCCCCAGCACCAGCAACGCGGCCAGACCCAGCAGCGCAAGCCCTGCCGCGGCGCCGCGCGGCATGCGGGCGCGGGTCTCGAGCCGGTCCACAACCGGGAAGATTGGGAAGGTAGTCACGGCCACGACGACGGTCGCGGTCACCAGAGTGCTGAGGCGACCGAGCACCCATACGGCGGCAACCAGGCCCGCGGCCCAGAGAGCGGGGCGGAGCCACGATCGGTCCATGGTCCGCAGATTCAGCGCGCAGACCCCGATTCCCCCTGGGACCTGCGATCAGCGCACGGGCGGTCTGCTACCGCCTCGGCTCCAGCCAGGTGTTCCAGAGGTAGTGCGACGGCATTCCCAGGTATCCCTTCAGCTCCGGCCGGTGAACGTGCATGAAGAAACCGTCGCCGAGCTTCACGGTGGGCACCTCGTTCCAGAACAGCAGCTGCGCACGGCGCCAGAGGTCCATCCGGACTTTGGGGTCGCTGTGCCGCCGCATGAGCGTCAGGATCGCCTGCATGTCACGGGTCTCATACCAGCCCGGGAAAGTGGTGCTCAACACCAGCAGGAACGTGGGGTCGGGTACGGCCGTGAACGTCGTGATCATGACCTCCCAGCCCTCGGTCCGGGCGCGGCGGGTCAGCACCGTCGCCCAGTCCATGAACTGCAGGTCCACGTTGAAGCCCACCCGCTCGAGCATCGGCTTGGCCACCGGGGCTGAATGGGCTGCCCAGAGCGATTCGGCGGTGACGAGGAAGCGGATCGGCTCGCCGCGATAGCCGCTCTCGGCAAGAAGCCGGCGTGCCAGCTCAGGGTTCTTCTGGACGTAGAGCTCCTTGCCGGCGTCGGACCACATGTAGTGTTCCTTGGGCATCAG
Above is a window of Armatimonadota bacterium DNA encoding:
- a CDS encoding transcriptional regulator, with the translated sequence MKDHSRLKTLGPQAARLVTTLHERGRPIFTLADVKEITGLRPGPARAFMHKIAARGIAVRLRPGVFALIPFDLGRAREYLGNPYVVARELAGGTDYYLSHASAMDLHGMTTQPQLIIYTTSPRWRRSRSVLGTTFRFVYCKRARFFGTIPHWVEKHEQVTVSDPERTVLDGLRQPEYCGGITEIAKGLWMRRADLDPSKLVNYALRLGIGAVMRRLGYLMETYGLGTPRQLERLRRRLTPAYALLDPLLPREGKFLARWRLRLNVPPEELRAAVGT
- a CDS encoding nucleotidyl transferase AbiEii/AbiGii toxin family protein, which encodes MIPRRSLSLLSNRLAQAGGRRIPEAVLERDYCLAWFLVGLSRAPLRERLAFKGGTALKRCYFAGFRFSEDLDFTLTTETPFKVIREELDPVFAEIQRASGIIFRFVRQDRQPHANSHTFYLGYEGPLPAPAAGREVKVDITIRERVVFPLERRPVLRGYEEYTDLPGGTRVPVYSLGEIAAEKVVALMDRARAEPRDLYDAWFLLTGAHADPADLLAAVEAKWAFRGKTLQEVRGAFRAKEARYRRLWEPRLAPQMVELPPFEVVYRGVARTLRRAGVIR
- a CDS encoding M28 family peptidase; this encodes MSQDALRHIEHLSVAIGPRGSCTDQERRASDYCAQVMRDLGYDVRVQPFRAARSGWAPFSIGAGLVLFSLLAFYLLLPSAGAQVPGGPGPGALVAGVRAAGRLLAALLALGTTVSILLQLAFRPNHLARLIPQGTSQNVCAVARPRGERRRTIVVSGHVDTHRTPLAMASPLAFRVFQALTTLGVISFVALAGLLTLAVVWPDVYSLRFALPPAAIVAVVLLVTLQPEFSRYVPGANDNASGAAAVLALAARLKDSPLDGTEVWLLNSGAEETGATGPVRLLEEYPGLRDADWLILDNIAGAGAGPCMITAEHVLLPMRADPSLLAAARAVAAARPDLGAYEHYYRGLFSEHSPLTAAGCRSLAIINFTPQGVLPDWHRPTDTFDRVDPGVLDRTEEFAWALLGYLDGQVRGQG
- a CDS encoding AI-2E family transporter → MDRSWLRPALWAAGLVAAVWVLGRLSTLVTATVVVAVTTFPIFPVVDRLETRARMPRGAAAGLALLGLAALLVLGVMSVIPWIIHQGQVLMALTPQGIAAVTEFLSGWQVRVAEPTFPHLLRTAWERAGETAVTAANAAVARTVNVAARSIGQIYLLLLVPFAVYFVLLDYRPARAATLSLISARDRARVEALLATLTTTLRWGLWAQVVVSSIVGTLTAAGLALAGVPGPLAIGAFAGVAEAIPYIGGFATYGVALLAAAPEGGAVWAWALLVVTLVKLLANVLVPLVIGRMTRIHPLAIIVALLALGQLFGLLGMFFAVPVVVVAREIIAWWRP